A single window of Myxococcus virescens DNA harbors:
- a CDS encoding type III-B CRISPR module-associated Cmr3 family protein, with protein MSDACFALLPRDGLSAKDGRGWYTSEVGRGYSLPWPLPTTVRGALRAAWGHELMADQGITLSPETWEHDSARVELRRFIALRRALGEPAFTRAHRMWPVPADAVRVLDEAGTERLVRLEPHPGGAATLGPDEDDAREALWHPRRSARGKPLAQPLFWPEATMVAWLSGAPDSLVPERETPPPRTDIHLAIDVETQASQDSMLHSREVVEWLRVQSRDAGRLTLEEWALGVSCAWPDSAKGLPHGPLGLGGRRRLSDVERLDSNLFVAPDGLTRATRGLRLVLATPAEFQRGWLPDDFERVAGAPPRYVGRLPCIDAPVVLRAALVPRPLEVSGWDMVRRQPRATRRWVPAGAVYFFEKLGGEDFTADELCELWLASWGGGHAEALGQVLPGVWQPPRHGQGA; from the coding sequence ATGAGTGACGCGTGCTTCGCGCTGCTGCCGCGCGACGGGCTGTCGGCCAAGGACGGGCGGGGCTGGTACACCTCGGAGGTGGGGCGTGGGTACTCGCTGCCGTGGCCCCTGCCCACCACCGTGAGAGGCGCTCTGCGCGCCGCCTGGGGCCATGAGCTCATGGCGGACCAGGGCATTACGCTGTCCCCGGAGACGTGGGAGCACGACTCCGCGCGGGTGGAGCTCCGGCGCTTCATCGCGCTGCGCCGTGCGCTGGGTGAGCCGGCCTTCACGCGAGCCCATCGGATGTGGCCCGTCCCCGCCGACGCGGTGCGTGTCCTCGACGAGGCGGGCACGGAGCGGCTGGTGCGCCTGGAGCCCCACCCCGGCGGCGCCGCGACGCTGGGGCCGGACGAGGACGACGCCCGCGAGGCGCTGTGGCACCCTCGCCGGAGCGCGCGCGGCAAGCCCCTGGCGCAGCCCCTGTTCTGGCCGGAGGCCACGATGGTGGCGTGGCTGAGCGGCGCGCCGGACTCGCTTGTGCCGGAGCGGGAGACGCCGCCGCCGCGCACGGACATCCACCTGGCCATCGACGTGGAGACGCAGGCGTCGCAGGACTCGATGCTCCACTCCCGCGAGGTCGTGGAGTGGCTGCGCGTCCAGTCGCGGGACGCGGGGCGCCTCACGCTGGAGGAGTGGGCGCTCGGCGTGTCCTGCGCGTGGCCGGACTCGGCGAAGGGGTTGCCTCACGGCCCGTTGGGGCTGGGTGGACGGCGCCGCCTGTCGGACGTGGAGCGGTTGGACTCAAACCTCTTCGTCGCGCCGGATGGGCTGACCCGGGCGACGCGCGGCCTGCGCCTGGTGCTGGCCACGCCCGCGGAGTTCCAGCGCGGGTGGTTGCCGGACGACTTCGAGCGCGTGGCCGGGGCGCCGCCGCGCTATGTGGGCCGGTTGCCGTGCATCGACGCGCCCGTGGTGCTGCGCGCCGCGCTGGTGCCCCGGCCGCTGGAGGTGTCGGGCTGGGACATGGTGCGGCGCCAGCCCCGCGCCACGCGGCGGTGGGTGCCCGCGGGCGCCGTCTACTTCTTCGAGAAGCTCGGCGGCGAGGACTTCACCGCCGATGAGCTGTGCGAGCTGTGGCTGGCCTCCTGGGGCGGCGGCCACGCGGAGGCGCTGGGGCAGGTGCTGCCCGGCGTGTGGCAACCGCCCCGTCACGGACAAGGAGCCTGA
- the cmr4 gene encoding type III-B CRISPR module RAMP protein Cmr4 codes for MESRPYLLHALSPLHVGTGQSVGVIDLPLARLKATGIPFVPGSSLKGVLRELRRPRDKSSDVCGLHDAVFGPRRAKAGPEGDEPGDYAGALVVGDARLLALPVRSFVGTFALVTSPMLLALARRDLGGEEGVWPKVEPLTQRRARVASVWTSAVVCGVGTAEPRVYLEDLDLPVSLEDDAALDAWAQGLAGMLPEAERALLAKRLVLVDDETMSFLWETATQVDTRVSIDPDTGTAAKGQLWTEESLPAETLLVGVMGATGTFNPAPRKLAADAVLDAAFGGEGTVLQLGGKATVGRGRCRLLAWRAPDARGGR; via the coding sequence ATGGAGAGCCGACCCTATCTTCTTCACGCGCTGTCACCGCTGCACGTCGGCACCGGACAGAGCGTGGGTGTCATCGACCTGCCCCTGGCGCGGCTGAAGGCCACGGGCATCCCCTTCGTCCCCGGCTCGTCCCTCAAGGGCGTGTTGCGCGAGCTGAGGCGGCCTCGTGACAAGTCGAGCGACGTGTGTGGCCTGCACGACGCCGTCTTCGGGCCTCGGCGGGCGAAGGCGGGCCCGGAGGGCGACGAGCCCGGGGACTACGCGGGCGCGCTGGTGGTGGGCGACGCGCGGCTGCTCGCCCTGCCGGTGCGCAGCTTCGTGGGCACCTTCGCGTTGGTGACCTCGCCCATGCTGCTCGCGCTCGCTCGGCGGGACCTGGGCGGGGAGGAGGGGGTCTGGCCGAAGGTGGAGCCCTTGACCCAGCGCCGCGCCCGCGTGGCCTCCGTGTGGACCAGCGCCGTCGTGTGCGGCGTCGGCACGGCGGAGCCTCGCGTGTACCTGGAGGACCTGGACCTGCCGGTGTCGCTGGAGGACGACGCGGCCCTGGACGCCTGGGCCCAAGGGCTTGCCGGGATGCTGCCGGAGGCAGAGCGCGCGCTGCTGGCGAAGCGGTTGGTGCTGGTGGATGACGAGACGATGTCCTTCCTGTGGGAGACGGCCACGCAGGTGGACACGCGCGTGAGCATCGACCCGGATACGGGCACCGCGGCCAAGGGGCAGCTCTGGACGGAGGAGAGCTTGCCCGCGGAGACGCTGCTCGTGGGGGTGATGGGGGCCACGGGCACCTTCAACCCGGCGCCGCGCAAGCTGGCGGCGGACGCGGTGCTGGATGCGGCGTTCGGCGGTGAGGGCACGGTGCTTCAGCTGGGAGGCAAGGCCACCGTGGGACGCGGGCGGTGCCGGCTGCTGGCGTGGCGCGCTCCAGATGCGCGAGGTGGCCGATGA
- a CDS encoding type III-B CRISPR module-associated protein Cmr5, translated as MTGQTREQQRALDAYARVRKVEGQALRADYKPRVNGLGAAVLRDGLAAALAFLEREVGNTAADRLLKDLEWCLERARLPGLSAEALKKGLPGAVRALELDAYMLATRESLRLLVWFRRAVQATFPSEEQGHA; from the coding sequence ATGACCGGACAGACACGGGAGCAACAGCGTGCGCTCGATGCCTATGCGCGGGTGCGGAAGGTCGAGGGCCAGGCGCTGCGCGCGGACTACAAGCCCCGGGTGAATGGGCTGGGCGCGGCGGTGCTGCGCGACGGGCTGGCGGCGGCGCTCGCCTTCCTGGAGCGGGAGGTCGGAAACACGGCCGCCGATCGCTTGCTGAAGGACCTGGAGTGGTGCCTGGAGCGGGCGAGGCTCCCGGGCCTGTCCGCGGAGGCGCTGAAGAAGGGCTTGCCGGGCGCGGTGCGCGCGCTGGAGTTGGACGCGTACATGCTGGCCACGCGCGAGTCGCTCCGGCTGCTGGTGTGGTTCCGCCGCGCGGTGCAGGCCACCTTCCCTTCGGAGGAGCAGGGCCATGCGTGA
- the cmr6 gene encoding type III-B CRISPR module RAMP protein Cmr6 — MREALRRVVGAVGKSAHAGLVYERYAPEKDHDAGLWDGWLSRLAQHPEPDDYAEAFKRWEDALRQSYTATFTARAESCLLVGHGNASPTGVGLTLHHTWGVPVVPGSSLKGVLAGYLRAVYGDGAAEERRRLFGVAGEGGAPEQAHAGEVIFHDAQWVPCSRVTGLDRAQSFLARDVLTVHHSGWYGGKAEWPSDYEPPNPVAFLSVRPGGRFLVALSLAPGTEADAQAEAFLAWTARRLDEALRHWGVGGKTAAGYGRLVREGPYAIQPPRPPVRATPALTEFLAWVEARRADKLEQKQVLTVFETEWLSRLVSLSPEARDTGARALRSLVKSPKLEARRDALLARMGTDVERR; from the coding sequence ATGCGTGAGGCCCTTCGCCGGGTGGTGGGCGCCGTTGGGAAGAGCGCGCACGCGGGGCTCGTGTATGAGCGCTATGCCCCGGAGAAGGACCACGACGCGGGCCTTTGGGACGGCTGGCTGAGCCGCCTGGCGCAGCACCCCGAGCCAGACGACTACGCGGAGGCTTTCAAGCGCTGGGAGGACGCGCTCCGGCAGTCCTATACGGCGACCTTCACGGCGCGCGCGGAGAGCTGCCTGCTGGTGGGGCATGGCAACGCTTCACCCACCGGGGTGGGGCTGACGCTGCACCATACGTGGGGCGTGCCCGTGGTGCCGGGCTCGTCGCTGAAGGGCGTGCTCGCGGGCTACCTGCGCGCGGTGTACGGCGATGGCGCGGCGGAGGAGCGCCGCAGGCTCTTCGGCGTGGCAGGGGAGGGCGGCGCGCCGGAGCAGGCGCACGCGGGCGAAGTCATCTTCCATGACGCGCAGTGGGTGCCGTGCTCGCGCGTCACGGGGCTGGACCGCGCGCAGTCGTTCCTGGCTCGGGACGTGCTCACGGTCCATCACTCCGGCTGGTATGGCGGCAAGGCCGAGTGGCCGAGCGATTACGAGCCGCCCAACCCCGTGGCCTTCTTGTCGGTGCGCCCCGGAGGCCGCTTCCTCGTAGCGCTGAGCCTGGCGCCGGGCACGGAGGCGGACGCGCAGGCGGAGGCCTTCCTGGCGTGGACCGCGCGGCGCCTGGACGAGGCGCTGCGCCACTGGGGCGTGGGCGGGAAGACGGCGGCGGGGTACGGCAGGCTCGTGCGGGAAGGGCCCTATGCCATCCAGCCGCCGAGGCCTCCCGTTCGCGCCACGCCGGCGCTGACGGAGTTCCTGGCGTGGGTGGAGGCCCGGCGCGCGGACAAACTGGAGCAGAAGCAGGTGTTGACTGTTTTCGAGACGGAGTGGCTGTCGCGGCTGGTCTCCCTGTCCCCCGAAGCGCGTGACACTGGGGCCAGGGCGCTGCGGTCGCTCGTCAAGAGCCCCAAACTCGAGGCGCGAAGGGACGCGCTGCTCGCTCGGATGGGGACGGACGTGGAGAGACGCTGA